The proteins below are encoded in one region of Lactuca sativa cultivar Salinas chromosome 3, Lsat_Salinas_v11, whole genome shotgun sequence:
- the LOC111909085 gene encoding uncharacterized protein LOC111909085 yields MEEKRRLPSWMIGASRTNKLSKTLDKDVNDKDEVNVGTKSEVPKAKGVSLKHKKEFCHSSDDKSFLVKCETKRKKRGIDEKDVIESHDFKQEVVLEKKKLRKVRRKVEEPDHSRTKEEHTAQSSDEDDEDLTIDDLLSIAKQFVENEKSDMDHQKSSEGLLKRKSSHSSSSSSSSSVIKTSLIAPQATKSPAQEETPLHYESTETTTGDPAQDMLDLLLGPLLKKSIRKEEDASIKDMILTHGVTNQQQHDAVVSNKPLNLTKKKSSLRDAVAMLLD; encoded by the exons atggAAGAAAAGAGGAGATTACCATCATGGATGATAGGTGCATCAAGAACTAATAAACTGAGTAAAACCCTTGACAAGGATGTGAACGATAAGGACGAAGTGAATGTTGGGACCAAATCTGAAGTACCCAAAGCGAAAGGTGTATCCCTGAAGCACAAAAAAGAGTTCTGCCATTCCAGCGATGACAAGAGTTTTCTAGTCAAGTGTGaaacaaaaagaaagaaaagaggAATTGATGAAAAAGATGTGATTGAGTCTCATGACTTCAAGCAAGAAGTCGTTCTTGAGAAGAAAAAGCTTCGAAAGGTTAGGAGGAAGGTTGAAGAACCCGACCATTCAAGAACAAAGGAAGAACATACAGCTCAATCTTCTGATGAAGATGATGAGGATCTGACCATTGATGATCTATTAAGCATTGCAAAACAG TTTGTTGAAAATGAAAAGAGTGATATGGATCACCAGAAGTCATCAGAAGGACTATTAAAAAGAAAGTCTtcacattcttcttcttcttcttcttcttcttctgtaaTCAAAACTTCCCTCATTGCCCCTCAAGCTACTAAATCACCTGCCCAGGAAGAAACTCCTTTACATTATGAGTCTACTGAGACTACAACAGGGGATCCAGCTCAAGACATGCTTGATTTGCTTTTGGGGCCTTTACTAAAGAAATCAATAAGAAAAGAAGAGGATGCTTCTATTAAGGATATGATTCTTACCCATGGAGTTACCAATCAACAACAACATGATGCTGTTGTTTCCAACAAACCACTCAACCTAACAAAGAAGAAAAGCAGCCTCAGGGATGCAGTAGCAATGCTTCTTGATTGA